One Maribacter dokdonensis DSW-8 genomic region harbors:
- a CDS encoding OmpA family protein, with product MKVKTYIVLFSLLFIASLCYAQRDNKSSGTDNFEHYGYMGKESTYEELSKKGMSNEDICKNLGNEAYLRAKYDEASYWYAKLLEINSSTIDPDYMYRYAQSIKSINNYKDSEVWMRKFKKAKKNDVRALKYDKGVGYFDELMTASNEYTIENLTSVNSKESDFAPSFHKDFIVFSTARDLETTSRSATPYLNLYKTTRPEQGEYSTATHFSDELKSVANESSTSFSQDGNTMYFTRNNYKKGSFNRDKKGISRLKIYRSTFKDGKWGNIEDLPFNSDLYSVAHPALNKKGDKLYFSSDMPGTLGASDIFVVDIHTDGSFGTPVNLGSKINTESKETFPFITASDVLYFASDGHPGLGGLDIFSIDLANQGAVKNLGNPINSANDDFSMIFDETTNSGFFASDRNGGLGADDIYALKTIDCMVTITGIAVDKDSDKPLPFATVHGKNNFGGNIGEATTNAQGKYTLEIPCQESQYTIIANLEGYEEGSLFMFTTPDEKSITNARVVLEESSKVAVIGADLVKVLKLAPIYFDLNSSYLRDDAFSNLDKVVAYMKKRPEVKVEVGSHTDSREEDNYNLWLSDRRAKRTVEYIIAAGIEPERISGKGYGETQLINKCANGIICSDRDHQLNRRSEFILIE from the coding sequence ATGAAAGTTAAAACATATATAGTTCTCTTTTCGTTGCTTTTTATTGCTAGCCTGTGTTACGCACAGCGAGACAATAAAAGTTCAGGTACTGATAATTTTGAGCATTATGGGTACATGGGCAAAGAATCTACCTATGAAGAGTTGAGTAAAAAAGGCATGTCAAATGAAGATATATGTAAAAACTTGGGTAATGAAGCTTATTTAAGGGCAAAGTATGATGAAGCTAGTTATTGGTATGCAAAATTGTTAGAGATCAATAGCTCAACAATCGATCCTGATTACATGTACAGATATGCACAATCTATAAAATCGATCAATAATTACAAAGATTCCGAGGTTTGGATGAGAAAGTTCAAAAAAGCGAAAAAGAATGATGTAAGAGCTTTAAAGTATGATAAAGGTGTAGGCTATTTTGATGAATTAATGACCGCTTCAAATGAGTATACCATTGAGAATTTGACCTCGGTCAATTCAAAAGAATCAGATTTTGCTCCTTCGTTCCATAAAGATTTTATCGTGTTTTCTACTGCTAGGGATTTAGAAACCACTTCGCGTAGTGCCACACCTTATTTGAATTTATATAAAACAACACGTCCGGAACAAGGCGAATATAGTACGGCAACTCATTTTTCAGATGAGTTGAAATCGGTAGCTAATGAATCTTCTACCAGCTTTTCCCAAGATGGTAACACCATGTATTTTACAAGGAATAATTATAAAAAAGGATCTTTTAATAGAGACAAAAAAGGGATCAGCAGATTAAAAATTTATAGAAGTACGTTCAAGGATGGCAAATGGGGGAATATAGAAGATTTGCCCTTTAACAGTGATTTGTATTCTGTTGCGCATCCGGCATTGAATAAGAAAGGTGATAAATTGTATTTTTCTTCTGATATGCCCGGAACTCTAGGGGCATCGGACATTTTTGTAGTGGATATTCATACTGATGGAAGTTTTGGAACACCGGTAAATTTAGGTTCCAAAATCAATACCGAGAGCAAAGAGACTTTTCCGTTTATTACAGCATCGGACGTTTTATATTTTGCTTCTGACGGACATCCTGGTTTGGGAGGACTGGATATTTTTTCTATAGATTTGGCAAATCAAGGCGCGGTCAAGAATTTAGGAAATCCAATTAATAGTGCTAATGATGATTTTTCAATGATATTTGATGAAACGACCAATTCAGGTTTTTTTGCATCGGATCGAAACGGAGGATTAGGTGCAGATGATATTTACGCTCTTAAGACAATTGATTGTATGGTGACCATTACAGGTATCGCGGTCGATAAAGACTCAGACAAACCATTACCGTTTGCAACCGTACACGGAAAAAATAATTTTGGAGGAAATATAGGGGAAGCCACTACCAATGCTCAGGGTAAATATACTTTAGAGATACCTTGCCAAGAAAGTCAATATACCATTATTGCGAATCTAGAAGGCTATGAAGAAGGTTCGTTGTTCATGTTTACTACACCAGATGAAAAGAGTATAACAAATGCCCGTGTGGTATTGGAAGAAAGTAGCAAAGTGGCGGTAATTGGGGCAGATTTGGTAAAGGTGTTAAAGCTAGCACCAATTTATTTTGATTTAAACAGTTCTTATTTACGTGATGATGCTTTTTCTAATTTGGACAAGGTAGTTGCATACATGAAAAAAAGACCGGAAGTCAAGGTAGAAGTGGGTTCACATACAGATAGTAGGGAAGAGGATAACTATAATCTTTGGCTTTCTGATCGTAGGGCAAAAAGAACAGTGGAGTACATAATAGCCGCAGGTATAGAGCCTGAACGAATATCCGGTAAAGGTTATGGGGAAACCCAATTAATAAACAAATGCGCAAACGGAATCATTTGTTCAGACAGAGACCATCAGTTAAATAGACGCTCAGAGTTTATATTGATCGAATAG
- a CDS encoding PorP/SprF family type IX secretion system membrane protein, with the protein MKKIYQIIFLIFTMVLGGQYLMFGQQDAQYTQYMYNTFSVNPAYAGSREVLSISALHRSQWVGRDGAPNTQTLSVHGPSSDKVGLGLSIVHDEIGNNTNQNTYIDAAFSYTLKTSDNNKLSFGLKAGGHLLNLDFNNLRNFSAGGTAITDSDLYKKFTPNFGAGLYYHNDQFYAGLSIPNFLQTEHFDSADGNDNLVSVDRMTWYLISGYVFEMSSALKFKPAFLLKATSGAPLQADISANFLLNDKFSMGAAYRWDAALSALFGFQMTPEFMLGLAYDSDISELGGTKFNNGSFEVFLRYEFIKKDKIDLTPRFF; encoded by the coding sequence ATGAAGAAAATCTATCAAATAATCTTTTTGATATTTACCATGGTTTTAGGTGGTCAATATCTTATGTTCGGTCAGCAAGATGCACAGTATACACAGTATATGTACAATACATTCTCGGTTAACCCTGCGTATGCAGGATCTAGAGAGGTATTAAGTATATCTGCATTGCACAGGTCACAATGGGTAGGTAGAGATGGTGCTCCTAATACACAAACACTTAGTGTACACGGACCTTCTTCTGACAAAGTGGGGCTTGGTCTATCTATTGTTCATGATGAAATAGGGAACAACACCAATCAAAATACATATATTGACGCTGCTTTTTCGTATACATTGAAGACCTCTGATAATAACAAATTGTCATTTGGGTTAAAGGCTGGCGGACACTTATTAAATTTAGATTTTAACAATCTTAGAAATTTTAGTGCCGGTGGTACTGCCATTACCGATAGTGATCTTTATAAAAAGTTTACTCCCAATTTTGGAGCAGGTCTGTACTACCATAACGATCAATTTTATGCAGGTTTGTCCATACCTAATTTTTTGCAGACAGAGCATTTTGATAGCGCTGATGGTAATGATAACCTTGTATCTGTAGATAGAATGACCTGGTATTTAATATCAGGGTATGTTTTTGAAATGTCATCGGCTTTAAAATTTAAACCTGCTTTTCTATTAAAAGCAACATCGGGTGCACCGTTACAAGCGGATATTTCGGCTAATTTTTTGTTGAACGATAAATTTTCAATGGGTGCCGCTTATAGATGGGATGCCGCGTTGAGTGCGTTGTTCGGATTTCAAATGACACCGGAATTTATGCTAGGGCTGGCTTATGATAGTGATATATCTGAACTGGGAGGCACCAAGTTTAACAATGGTTCTTTTGAGGTGTTTCTTAGATATGAGTTCATTAAAAAAGATAAAATTGATTTGACCCCTAGATTCTTTTAA